Part of the Caldisericum sp. genome is shown below.
AAGTGTTCCGCCACCAACAGTCCCGTAAAATGTGCCGTCCTTAAGAACAACCATCTTAAAACCTTTTTTGCCTGCAGTAGAAGATTCAGCATTAACCACCACAACAAACACAAATTCAGTGCCACTTTTTACAAGTTCAGCCATCTTTTCGTAAACATTAATCATAAGGTGCCTCCTTCTAAGTATCGGAGGATTTTTTCGTAATCCTCTCTTGTATCCATATCAATAGTTACTTCCTTCGGTGCCTCGACATAGACAATCCGGTCTTTGAACTTATCAAAAACATCTTTAAGCGTGCTATATTTTTTGGACAAAATTTCATCTTTTATAATCTTCGGGAATACTACAGGATGCCCTCCCTTTTTCTCAAAAGATGGGATAACAATGTGTTCAAAGTCAAATTCCTTAAGTATCATATCTATTATCTCGCTATTAATAAGGGGGTTATCAACAAGACCAAGAAGGATATTGTCATATTTTGCCTCTTTAACACCCGCTACAACAGATGAGAACATGCCTTCCTCGTAGTTTTCATTATGGACAACTCTTACAAAATCCGTTGGGAACAGGCTCTTTATAACCGATTCGA
Proteins encoded:
- a CDS encoding nucleotidyltransferase family protein, producing MGKKISGVLLSAGKSERMGEMKALLPLGDKLVIEKLIEEYKNSKIDELVVVVGYNGKKLESVIKSLFPTDFVRVVHNENYEEGMFSSVVAGVKEAKYDNILLGLVDNPLINSEIIDMILKEFDFEHIVIPSFEKKGGHPVVFPKIIKDEILSKKYSTLKDVFDKFKDRIVYVEAPKEVTIDMDTREDYEKILRYLEGGTL